The window GCATCGTCTAGATGAAATGGGTCATGCCACGTGGCAGCATCAGGGCCCGCAAGGAGCTTGTCATTGTTTCCCTCCAAACGACAGCACTTATCAAGCAAACGTATAGATTAGGGTTTTGGCCTGTGTGCTATATCATCCCATGCTCATCCCAACATCTTGCACACTGCGCTCGGCTATACACtttccatgagtgaggcccacttttcagtgatccgaaccgtctaAATGATTGGAAATGCTTTAGATGGCCCATGAAGGCATGGAAAATATCATAGCCCTTGAATCTGTCTAGAAACCATCAAATGGTTCAAATTCAACCAAACACAGAGAACTGAAGATTCAACTGCGTGAATTCTCCAATCTGGGGGACTATTTATGCATAGAGAGTATAAGATGGGCTCGCCCCATCATATCAACTGCATGGATCACTGAACCGTGGGCCACATTCGTATCATCTGAAAAACGAATCGTGCACCGTCAATGTATACCAGTTCTTTAGGTAGACCCCACAAGTTACCTCACCAGCTGACTTTAAGGTAAAAACTTtgctactctggcagagtgtgacggatgatacgcaggcactgagaAATAACTTAAGAAGTACAGGGAACCAACATAAGATTATTTGACTATTTGAGTATCGTATTGGTGGACATTCATCGGACGGTTgataatgaaaaatatccaatggccctatttcaacaaacaagtgtccacaaattagAATTTACAATCATTCAACCATTTCGATTTGGATACTGTCACGATCGTGGGTTTTAAGTTAATGTACGTCACATGGACAACTTTCGAGTCGTGTACATCAAGCGTCGTACTCTGACAGAGTAAACAAACTACCTCCACTGACTTTAACGAGATTGTGACATGGTTGTTAGCTCCTTTCTCTTTTGGACTTGGCTGGCCTCACCTGCGTAGGCTTTACGTAGGGAGGGCCTAGCTTGCGCTAACTGATCGCTGCATAGGGACAAACATGCATCAAATCCACTGTCCATCAGGTGAGCCATCACATTTTCACCATGGATCCTAAAAATTAGTTAAATCCATGACTTAAATGAGCCATACCATAGTGTGATCCGCGGAAAATCATGCCTAGGACTCCAAATTCACATTGTGTGGCCCCCACATGTCTTGGAATGTCCTGATTTTCAGGGAATCCATCCATCCTAGTGTGGCACATCAGATTAGTGGCTTTGGATGGAACATACACCATTTGCACTACACCAATAGAAACAGCTGAGATGGTCTAAAACTCGCTGACTCAACATGGCCGAGTCAACTCAATTCCGCgagattttgatatatatatatatatatatatatatatatatatatatatatatttctcactAAGTATACTACTTCTAACTATTTTAGATATCCAGTCATAaacataataattataattataattgttAAATATCAAGTCGAGTTGGCTCAACCTAACTCTTCAAGTTGACCCGACCAGGCTGAACATTTACTAGAGTTTTCAGTTTTTGAACTGTGGTGATCCCCCATCTCCTAGTTGTTTACCATCATAACCACGGTCTTAAGACTCGGATGAGTGCCATGCAActcatctgagtcaactcagacaaGATGGGACCTAATTCAGATTGAGAACTGATTCACTCCCTGAGCCACCCCTGACTTGAACGAGACACGACTCGACCTGAGACCGAATGAGTCAACCCGAGTTGCGAGTCATTTAACCACTATCACAAGTAAGAAAGACGACGATGAAAGGAAATTGCTAGTGCCACATGAAGCTCACCACATCAAACATGGGCTAAATCATAAATCTGCATTGGTTTATATCCCTATTCACAGCCACAGTATtacaattttggaaaaaaaaaaaaaaaacaataacaatATCAACATTGGCAGACTTGGAAACTACAACAGTGAAACCAGTCATTTACCCATTTACCCAATGATGAAATTTCACTTTCAAATACGATGCAAAGTACAAAAAATCTCAAAGCCGATATTGTAGAAAGAGACTGATCACCTACAATCCATTTTTACAACCATTTCAACATTAGAAACAGAAAACCATAAGGCAAAAACAAATGGGTGGTAGTGGGCTGTGGGTGATCATTCCTCCTCTAGAAATAAAAAtacagattttttttatatatatatatatataaaaaaggttTAGATCCAAGGACAAGGTATATTTTATTTAGAGTGTGCATATCCATTGCAACAGTAAGCAACTCAAAAAGGAAAATCTCAGATAAAACTGAAAAATATAAGCAATAATTCATCGATCGGATCCATCGCATGCGTAGGGCGCGCATGGGGTCCACATCACGTGAACAACACACGTTCATGTGACATTGACCCTCAACCCCCTTCCCCCCCTTCTCATCTTCCTTTGCAATAAAAACCATGCACTCTAAAAACCATACATCACTCCCCAACTTCCCCAAATGGCCTACTCAGAATCAGCCAACCACAAACACCAGCCCAGACGTAGCAAAAGACGACTTAGCCTAGAGCAGGTGAAGCTCTTGGAGTCGAGCTTCAACCATGAGAAGAAGCTTGAACCAGAGAGGAAGGTTCAGCTGGCCCGCGACCTGGGGCTTCAGCCCCGGCAAGTCGCAGTCTGGTACCAGAACAAACGCGCACGGTGGAAGACCCAGAGCCTCGAGCATGATTACCAGGCACTTCGGCTAAGGCTGGACAGCGTCTTGGCGGACAAAAGGTCACTCGAGAAAGAGGTGGAGAGACTTAGAAGGGAGTTGGAGAAGGCCCAAGAGATCCTGCGCCCGATTGGCCcacccttttcttctttctcgcCGTCTTGTGATGAGGAGTGGAGTTCAAATCTGCACAGCGATGGGAAATGCACTGTGGAGCATGCAGGGTTGTTGCAAGCAGAGGAGCTCTACGCTTGTTTCATGGGTGTTGAGGATCAGCTACAGAAATTCAACTGACATTCTTTCTTTGCTCGTCCTTGCTCATTGtagctgatgatgatgatgacaatgaatgGCAGAGACTGCAGTTTGCAACTCAAAAGGAAAGTAATAATGTATTGTCGAGGTTTGTTAAGCCCATACCtgtataaaagtgggcccatctACATGCCATCCCGCATGATCCAAGCAATCAATCAGGTCGGTCCCACTGCGTAGATGCCCACCACGCAGAAATCAGGCCAACCCACTGGCTGAACATGGTATGATGTCCCAACAAAAGGATGAGTTACGAAAACTTGGCTCATTGTCATGGACATCTCCATCTGTTTGGTAAACTGTACTTGACAGACACGATTTTTGGTCctcttcatgatgggacccatctgatggacaTCTGGGATCATGCAAGTGGAACACGGTTGGCCTGTACATGGGCTCCCTTGTATACTCTTGCGGGCTTTAGCAAAGCTCTGTACTGTATGCAGATGAAGATTTTGTATATAGAGTGTTGGGAGTTGAGATGAAGGGAAATGAGAATATCATATACTTTCTTTGCATTAGTCAGAGGTGGTAATTTATCTAGGCATGTCTGTGCGTATCCTTGTCTTTCAAATGACAGTGTGCTGTTGAAAAAGCATAAAAAGAGaaggggaaaaagaagaaagaacgaaagaaagaaaaaaaaaaaagagctcctCCATGAACTCTGATGTCAAAAATTCATCCAAACCCACACAGCTAATAAAGTCAATGCCTAAAACTAAATTGCTATCTTTAGCCATGCAAGTATAGATGAATTACCAGTCCTAATGCGCCCAGTCTGTATAAGTGCAGCCCACGGTTAGGTCATCCAGACCATTTAACTGACGGGCCTTGTAGGTTCAAGTCCCTAAGATGATAAACCAATGAGAATGCATGAATCCGATGCATCacgtgcttcaattttgggtaaaTAACATGGAAGCATGATATGGCAAGATTGCTCAAATTTGACTGCAGGCAAGATATATGTCACTGTTTCACTATTACAGTTCAGTGCCTGATGATCACTACGTTCATCTTTGAAGAAGAAAAGCATTACAGTATCGGTGAATGCCATCTCAATTGAGATGGATTTTATTTAAATGTGACCCTCATCATGTGGTTCAAACTGTGAGCAGTTGACTAGTTCTGATACCAGtactttttttttggttagcttgttagtacacaccccactgttCTGATACCAGTACTTGTTTTATTGTTAGTGTACTCCTGAGGAGTACCATCCCTTGCACTGGTAAGAAAAATTGCAGACATGAAACTTCAACAGCCATAAGGAATTGCCTTTCTCCTTGggtgttctgtttttttttttttttcaaagatgcTGTTCTTCTAATATTTTGATGATTCTTCTCCCATTACTGCGCTCCAGCAGGCAATTTCCGATCAAATCATGTTAAGGTTTGTTCTCATCCTTGATTTCTTTTGAATTTCCATATCATCGCGTTCACCGCCAGATTTGCAACACAAAGTTTGCCTCCAGTGTTTGGTATACCAACCTCAAAACAATTCGCTTTAGCAGGAAATTATACAAAAAGGTCTTGCTCTTTGTTGATCTTTAAAGAAACATCTTCAAAACCTTAAACAAGGGTTATTGTCATGCTTCCAACCTCAGAACAATTCATCTTTGCATTCTATGCTGTTACCAGTGTTTGGTATACCAACCTCAAAACAATTCATCTTTGCATTCTATGCTGGTATTCTTCAAGCTTTAAGAGGACCCCGATTCATGTCCAACACATCTCTGGTGTCATAGGATGGATAACGGAAAACTGCTTGCAATGTCAAAGATGCCGTTCAATTTTCTCATAAAAATGAACAAGTACCAGTTACATTTTTACATTCTTCTCAATCTTACTCAATAGGATAGCTAGAGTTAAGTTGCAGAAAACAAATTCTATAAGACGGGTCAAAATGGTTTAACCCCAAGTAAGATAAAAGTGGGTTAGCAAGAACTGAGGACAAGGATCTGGTCTCAGTAACAAGTACTCTTATTTTGTGTTCTACCGTTCATAAAGTTTCTGTGAACTCCAACTCAAATAGAACTCCAAAAACAGTATATCTCATCAGTGTCTCAACCCTTCACCTAGCAATTGTAATGCCTTCATTCTAAAGATACAAGCTGCCAACCATGCATGCACGATGCATCTCAAATTTCAGCAACTCTTATTCCATATAAAGAGAACAACTCCTGTAGGCCACAAATAAAACAGACGCTTTCATACTTTTTCACAGAGTAAACACTAACTACAGATTGTAACTGTGTGGCTATACAACCCATGCTACATTGCAACACTCAAAACCAAGTGTGTATCTCATCTGAGCTATGCTGGCAGCTATTGCTCTGACTTTTATTGAGAAGATGACAGTATCATTAAGCAACCAGCGAAGACACAAAACACAGACGAAGATAACCCTGCTGTCACTCCACTGCAGAACAAAAATGAAACCAGAACAGAAAAGCACAAGaccaggaaaaaaagaagaagaagcagaagaaagAAACAGGAACAAAAACACAAACAATGGACTGGAATACTGGCCATTCACCCAAGAACAAATGACTCCCAGTTACTTCCAAACTTGGCTACCAAGATTCCAGAGGATTGGCACATTCCCTATGTTCTAAGCAGCAAATGCTCTAACTTAGCCATCGGAACTGCAAATATCTAATCCTTCCCTATGTTTGACTGAGGCAGCTGCAGATCTGCATGTGATATAAAACCCATTTATGTTTTGAGAACTTAGGGCCTGATCGGTAGATGCCTGAAAATgagttttatcttatttttagagatcatatttctttttggtAAGGATTATAATAAGCTGAATAACCAataatcatgatctctaatatataattttgaataactaaaatgagatgaacaaaTTTTTAGGCGTCCACCAAATACACCCTTAGTATAcataaaatgaattttttttatttttattttgtaagaattgaaGATTACAAGACTGTTTCATTTCATGAAAAGTGATGCAACTAAGAGTGATCATGATCAAGATATCCAATCAGTGGTAAGGATCCATGAAACTGTCTGATAAGTTAGTGTGCCCCACGTAGTTGTCTGATTGATCCACATGATGGTTCAATTAATCTATGGGCCCACAAGGTACATATTTTTTTACTATAGATATACTTAGTAGTTTTATATAAtagcaatacacacacacacacacacacacacagagagagagagatcatttaGTAACATTCTATTGGTACCTACCCCTTTATTTTGTCATTTATTTTATGTGCCACATCCGAATGACAGGA is drawn from Magnolia sinica isolate HGM2019 chromosome 5, MsV1, whole genome shotgun sequence and contains these coding sequences:
- the LOC131245275 gene encoding homeobox-leucine zipper protein HOX20-like — its product is MAYSESANHKHQPRRSKRRLSLEQVKLLESSFNHEKKLEPERKVQLARDLGLQPRQVAVWYQNKRARWKTQSLEHDYQALRLRLDSVLADKRSLEKEVERLRRELEKAQEILRPIGPPFSSFSPSCDEEWSSNLHSDGKCTVEHAGLLQAEELYACFMGVEDQLQKFN